TACTGATAGAAAAAAGAGACTTATTTCAAGATGATATATGTGTGACTTCCAGATCATCTCTTGCTAATAGCACTGAGGAGGGTTTGTTAAATTCATTCTCAATATGATCCATCGTCAAAGACTGGTGTCAGAAAGTCATTTATAAAATTTCGGTTTGTGGTTCTGAGGTTCTTGGAAATGCTTTGCTTGGGTTCAGCCATAATGAAAGTCAGATGTAGTAGAGACATTTGTGAGAACATCTAAAACTTATTCAACTCTCAGAGCAGTCACTAAGTCCATGCTTGATCCAAGATGCTTGATTTTACAAAACTAAAGAATAAGTGCTAGTATAAATAAATGTTCAAAGAGCATAAATACAGTATCACCTACCTGATGGTGAGAATCTGTCCAAAGTTGAGATCATAAGCATTGACCTGAGCAATAAAGATGGCTGCCAGGGCCTCATATAGAGCAGTGCCGTCCATGTTTATGGTGGCGCCAACAGGAAGCACAAAGCGGGTCACGCGCTTGTCcactttgttgttttcctccagGCATTTAAAGGTGATGGGCAGAGTGGCAGAACTAAGACAGGGACAGTAACAGAAAGGCAGAGATCAGGGTGAGTGTCATCATTCTCCACCTCTTAGGGAGGCTAACTACTCTGCAGTGGTTTCCTTCCCGAACAATCTGTCTGTCACATACCTAGAGGATGTTCCCAGGGCTGTGACGAGAGCCTGTAAAAGACCACCGATGAAGACAAAAGGGTTCTTCCTAGTGATGACAAAGTAGAGCGTCGGCAGTACAAAAATGGCGTGGATGAGCAGGCCACAAATGACTGTCACTGTGTACATTCCCAGCTGGCCACCCATGGCTGAGATGTCCTCCATCTCTACAATCTTTCCAGCAATCAGGAACAGGATACCAATAGGGGCGtacctgaggacagagaggtgtcATGAGTTGACACTGagactttttgttttcactctaaGACATCCCTCCTGGAACTTACCACATTATGATGGCAACCAGCCTCATAATAGCTTCATTGAGGCAGTCAAAGAAGTCCTTGAGGGGTTGTCCTTGTTCCCTCATGCCACCGATGATCAGACCAAAGCACATGGAGAACACCACCAGTCCAAGGGCATTGATTCCATTAACTGATCCTGGCACTGGGACCATCTCCTCCCGGGTTAACTCCTGGCTACCATTTAATGTGAACAAGGTGTCATTCACAGTCACCTTCACTTGGACTACTTTCTTGGCATACTGCGTtttaaactggaaaaaaagaagaaaacaatgtgttcagtaaataaaaaagtgaacacacaaacacttcagaATTCAGAATTGTTACTGGCATCTGTTACGCAAAATTTCACTACTATACTATCTGACCACAACACATCACTGAGATTAAAGTAAGGGAATGAACATGACTAAGAATCACTAGACGTTCTATCCCTGTCTGCAATGGATACTGCTAAACTAATCTTCTTTAAACTTTCATGGGTCCATGACATAAAAGTCAAAAGAAATCTCATCAGGATACAAATATTTTACTAACATGAAATGGAGAAACTTTATAAAAGCTAACTGTGCAGATATAGAAGAGAATGAATTCAACTATTTAGTGTAACtcaaagaaaaaacagacgGACCTGTTTGGTGCAAGCTTCCACaatgtttggaggaaacatGTTTctggaaaacacaacaaaagtaGAAATATTTTATCATCTTTAATGACTTTCAAATTacaacaaatgtaaaaataaagactgCACTATAAAAAAATGCAAGCCTTCAAATGTTATAGAAATTAAATATCCTTCACCCAGTTTGATCACCTCCCTCTCAGTGGAACAGTCAGTGAGGTATACTGTAAGTCTTAGGTTCTGATGTCAGAATCTGAAGAGCCCTTTTGAAATTATTTGTGCGGTTAAGGTGCATGAAGGTGGTACCTGATAAGATCCAGAAAGGCATCAGCAGCGCTGACCTGCTCTATCTTCTGCTGCTTGGTGAACTCATCTTTGGATCCTTTTCCGGGGTGAATAATAAGCACCATGACAATGCCGATAAACACAGCAATGACGGTTGTAGTAGTGTAGTAGACCACTGCTCTCATCCCCATTTTACCAGATGCACGGCTGTCCAGAGAGGCCATACCTGATGAAGAAGGCAAATCATAtaacttgtgtttgtgtaagaaAGCATTTGTCAGTTGCCAGTTGCATAATATTGGATGGACTATAATGTAAAAAAACTGACATGGTTTACATGGTGGCATCAAGGGGGACAGTATACAAAATCTGTTTGTTGTTATCTTTGTTATTGTTTCTATAAATGGAAAACTCTTCATATTGTGTTGCTGACTCTCAGTCATCtatttgctgctcctccatgcagcttcatcagctctgatgtagtccagttgccttgcttcaaccctTTGAACTCTTCATATCATTTTAACTCATGTGGCCTCATGACCTCAGAGTTGTGTCACCGACCCTTCTGTCCCGCTGAACACAGCTAGCCTGGGAAACGGTGCTGTAATTATAGATGCAATACAACCACCTGAATTATCTGAATGACTATCTCTGACAACAAAGAGCGGCAAGAAACACAATCTGACTCTGACCTTTACTGGTGGAAAAACAACACCTACTGTACAGCCCCCAAGGGAAGCTCTAATAAACACTACCTGTTTACATATTGTATGTTCATACACAGACAATTTACAGTGAATTATAAACAAAGTCCGAGAATTGCTGTTGTTacattgtgtatttgttttctaaaaagAACATTTGGCATTGGAAGTCCTGCATGATGTCCCAGAGTTTGTTGCGAACATGGTGTGCAGAGATGTCAGTTACAGATTAACAGCCTGAACTCAGCTCAATAATTGTGTCACAGAGATCATGATGAGGAGGACagaacagataaaaaaatatgAGAAAAAATGTATCAAGAACAGTTGATTACAAATTATGACTTTAATTTCCATTACGTCTGGCTAATTTGACCAGAATTTTAATTGTATACtagacacagattaaactacTTTGATGTCTTGAATTAATGCTGGAGACAAGCTGGAGCTGCCAGTGAGATGAGTGAGGGAGCCACAGAGCCTGTAGGCTAAACCGTCCTCCACAATGCTAATAGCATTAAACAGACTTTGCAGGGATAATGGTGGAAAGAAGAAATACGGCCATTCAGAGAACTGGATTTAGAATCAAACAAGCTGCCTCAAAAGGCGTGACAGTGGTGCTGTATTTTCAAAGTGTCAGGTCCTATTATGGCCATTATCTTCATTCAGGGCAGTGCAAGGCAAAGCAGGCTTTGTGTGACAGAAGATGTATGCATTCCTTTCACATGTGTCACTTTGATGCCCTgtgtgcattttacaatcagcttgattttctctctttgtgaGTGAGAacattttggtttgtgtttttctttcactttttgtgAATACTTGTGTTAGGATGTTTGTAACTAAGGAATGAATCATACTAACTAGCATGATTAAAAAGactacaaatgtgtgtgtgtgtgtccactaccCTTGCTTTGCCCCTTTTTGCTCCTCTCAACATGCCCATGCAGGACTCAGGCTTTTATCCAAATCTTTTTTTATCCTTATCCTCGCCTCCTCATGTTCCCCTCCCTTATTCCCAAATTCTTTACCTTCTCACCCCTTCATCATTACTTGTTTAAGGGTGTCCCCCACCTTCCAGCACCCCTCTCCTGCTTTACCTCCCGCCCCACCCCCACATCTTTCCTCTGTCCTTCTTGCACATTGATGTTATTGCTGCAATCTTCTTTCATTGCCACCCTTTCCCTTCCGAtgtgcaccaccaccaccaccatgactGCCACTACCCCCGTCTTTTCCTTTTCTGACAGCCCTGGGAAAACTTGTTGACTTAgtcagccccacacacacacaatgatctCCAGCCTGTTGTCCAGGCAACAACGGACACAGCCTCACCAATTCCATCTTTTCAACTGAATGAAAGAATTAAGACTGAAGGAGAATGAAGAGAatgaattttttttctcatttgggGAATGTTCATCAAATACAAAAGCAGGCCTACTTtaaattgggggggggggggggggggggtgaaacaGAGGACACAGCAACTGCAAGAGGTCCAGAAGACATTTAACATTAACTAATGTTAGGCAGCTTACTCTGCAGTTCTGCCAAGATTTTACATGTACTAAGAACATATCTTCTCACACACATGGGTCAGATTTAAAAGTCTGGTGTAGATTTTACAGAAGGTACCAGCACTTCATATGTTTCACGGATCTGTGTCTGTTCACAACGTGTTTTTGGATGGGCAATCGCACAATTTAACTGCTGATGATACCATAATCTCTTAAACGATGTAGCACCCATAAAAACTGCCTGTGTAAAAGGGGCAGAATTCAGCTTTATATGATTTATTTGATATGGTGCATTTCTTTAAGGCCCATTAAGTGTAGATCCAGTGCCACCTGGACAATCtgacatttctcttttttttaagggTCCTTCCTGTGCTGGTTTACTCATTGTCTCCCTCCCCCTAAAGTTCATTTAAGCCCCCCTCTCCAGTGACCGCCTTTGTAATCATCctgcttttcctctttttactGGCTACTTCCCCTGTCTTTATCCAGCCCCTTCTTGGCTGCATGAATACTTTGTATTGGACTTCAGCGCTCTGAAATGCATTAAGACAACATGGATTTTGTGGCTAGGGCATACTGAGCAATTAGCCTGAAGTCATGAAGTACAGCGCaatatgtttgtgtgagtgaaATGTGGTCATCATGAACCCCAAAGTTATCCAAGCTTGTTCTGTTACTGAAACACAAAAACCCTTTTCTCATTATCCTCGATCCTGCCTGCCTTTCCATCAGCCATGATTTCCCTTGAGTTTCTACCTCCTTGGgcctctctcttctcagtctaCCTTTCAGGATCCCAAACAGGGTCTACTCAGACTCTCTGACATTCAATTCAACGCACTCTCAGGCTGGATCAATTCAGAGGCCAATATCACATAGAGGCACTATTCAGCCTTGGGAGCGTGACAGTCGTTCTGAACAGGGGCCACGTGTTTACAGAAAGAAAGTCATAAGAAATCAGCTGCAATGCTTCTAACCTTAAAAATATGTTATTTTCAAAGTCATGCTCTGAGTACTGTATGTTAAGCAGTTACTATTTGGTAATAGACCTTACTGCAATTACATTACAGCTACACTGACCATGGTTGTCGTGGGATTGTTGATATACCCAGCCAGGTCCAGGGAATGgtaaacagagacaaacacactaCACAACTAAATTGTGACTTATTATCTTCATAGTGCCACACTGTAACACTGTGTGCTGACGCAGTGTctgtttttgtaaaatgactTCTAATAATCAACCccagagtgcacacacactttgttgaTTTCCACGTGCTGTGGCCGCAGTCATGTGACATGATGTCAGAGGATGCTGTTGTTACGCCCCGCTGCAGCACAAAGCAGGTTATTATCGGACAAAGCGCCTCTGTCATCCATTCAGAGGAGACCGGTCTCGTTCCCCATCAATCCCTGCTCAGAGATGGGGGATTTTGGTCCTCTTACTAACATCGACACAATCAAAGCTGCTAACTAGTGTTTTTGGAAACTCACATGGTCCATAATTCTATCTGTATTCTCAGTGTCATAACATAAGTACAGGATCAATAACAGTCTGGCAGTGTCTGAAAGACAACACCCCTGTGTGTGTCATAACTCAGATTCCTGTGAGTTGCAAAATGTACAAGATGTACTGTAACAGAAGGAATCCTGTCCAAAAATTCAGACctgcttaaaataaaaaaataaaagctgggGTTGTTGTGGTTGTGCTGTATCAAGATCAAGAACATTACTAAACTCGTCAGGCATGTGACTGAGAACAGAACTGTAAATGTGTCTggactctccctctctctgttgctcatgaagTCACCCTAACTCCATCTAGCAAtgggaataaaaacaacaaacatcaaacGGTGAATAAGCAGCTGCCATTAACCAAACAAATGTTGGTCAGTGGGACcgcaaaaaacaacaaacactggcAATTTTGTTGAGTATATAGacttttgtttgttgtatttttggaCTGTTTGTGCTCTGCCTCCCAGTGGGAGGTTCTGGATTGTCTACTGTCTGTGGTAACTCTCTCGTCACTGTGTTCTTCAAATTACAGTTTTTCTAGAGTATTTTGAGGTTTTGCTAGCGTACCTGCAGTAATtcctttttcctgtttttctctaGGACTCCGCTcacactgtgtcctctcctcctgccagtATAGCTAACCCAGCCACACTTTTTTCACTTGAAGTATTATTGACTTCCAACAGTCTGTGGTTAAATAAAGAAACCTGAAGACCCAGAAGCAGTCCCTGTCTGCGGTCTGCTTCTGGGTCCCACTAAACCTGACCTAAACTAAACATAACAAATTTTTTACCAAGAAAGCAAGACCATGTCTTAAGATTTCAGTCAGTTCTTGGTGTTAGATAACACTGTGGCTGAAGGTTGATGGTAGGGGGTTCCTGCAGGGGCAACTGAAAGCTGGGGGCCTACAGACATGTTGCCCATGTGTTGTGCAACAGGTTGGAACCATAAACTCCATGTTATATGTGCATATTAGATACATTTAATTTTTATAGAAATAGCCAATGTTAACACAATTTACTGAATTAACATAACAACCAAGTGGGAGATCTGTGTaagcctgcagtgtgtgaaaCACTGCTACTATTATATGTTAGCATTATGATACAATTATTAAATCATTTCTATTAAAGTATGAAACATATTTAAGTTGTTTAATGGAGGTAATTAAATTAACATTACCCATTTGAAGTGTGATGCATCTATAGTTTGTATGTGACGGTGTCTGTACCTGTGATGAGACTGGACACCAGCAGAGGAAGCACCAGCATCTGAAGCATTCTCATCAGCAGCTCTCCGGGGAAAGAGAAGAACTTCACTTCCCGTTCAGACATTTTATACGGCCGCAGGGCAAAACCAAGGATGATACCTGCAGCAAGAATCAAGGTTTAAACATTTCAggtatccatggcaacaaaaCTAGATCTAAAGGGAGGTTTAGATTTGATGCCTTTACTTGAGAATACTGCAAAGTAATGTCACAGTCATTCCTGCTTGAATTGATTTTTGCATTTCCCTTTATTGTTGCAAGTCCTTGTCTGTTCCCTCAATAAGCTGTTTGTTCACTAATTCACCAAGTCCAGGTGGCTTCCGACCCCAGCACCCTGACGTGAAGAATATCCTGAATTTAACAATAAATTCAATGTGTTTGTCATGACACGGTGTAACTCTAGCAGGGCTACAGATGTGCAGGCAGTGGGTGGGCTTGGCTCACTTCCTACTGAGCAAGATTCAGAGGTTAATGGCAACAGGTTAAAGATCAGCTAGAGGGTCAGATAAAGGCCTGTCTGTTAAGTTCATTTGAGTTCCCTTTGTTCTCTTTTCCGGTGAGTTTATTTctattcttttctcttctctgtccagCCACAGGGGTGCTCGGTCACACCAGATTGATGGATTATTGGGGTGATGCAGCGATAGCTGAGGGGTAATGTGCTGAAAGATGAGAGGAGGAAACAAAGTGCCCTAAAAATAGGTTGAGATTAAATTATCACTGAAACAGAGGTTAGTGAAGTGACTTACCAATAatgacagcagcaacagtgaGGATGACAAAGGCATTCTTAAGGAAGAATCCCTTCAAATCATTCCTTGTGATGCTCTCCACTCTCTTCCTGGCCAACAGTGATCGGGACTGGATGCCGGCCCGGATCTGATGGAGACCACTGCGGGCCCTCTGTGGGTTCTCCCCGTTACTCTGAGTCATAGCTGTGGCTGGGATTTTCAGGATGGATATAAATGTGCTTTGAAACTCTAAACGAAGACAGAAAGTTTCATAAAGGTGCTGCTGATTCGAACGTTTCCTTTTACCCTCCTGTGTCACACCTCTCCTTTGGTTCAAGGATTACCAGTTGCCTaaacaagaaggag
The genomic region above belongs to Parambassis ranga chromosome 9, fParRan2.1, whole genome shotgun sequence and contains:
- the slc1a3a gene encoding solute carrier family 1 member 3a isoform X2, with protein sequence MTQSNGENPQRARSGLHQIRAGIQSRSLLARKRVESITRNDLKGFFLKNAFVILTVAAVIIGIILGFALRPYKMSEREVKFFSFPGELLMRMLQMLVLPLLVSSLITGMASLDSRASGKMGMRAVVYYTTTTVIAVFIGIVMVLIIHPGKGSKDEFTKQQKIEQVSAADAFLDLIRNMFPPNIVEACTKQFKTQYAKKVVQVKVTVNDTLFTLNGSQELTREEMVPVPGSVNGINALGLVVFSMCFGLIIGGMREQGQPLKDFFDCLNEAIMRLVAIIMWYAPIGILFLIAGKIVEMEDISAMGGQLGMYTVTVICGLLIHAIFVLPTLYFVITRKNPFVFIGGLLQALVTALGTSSSSATLPITFKCLEENNKVDKRVTRFVLPVGATINMDGTALYEALAAIFIAQVNAYDLNFGQILTISITATAASIGAAGIPQAGLVTMVIVLTSVGLPTDDITLIIAVDWFLVYTASHPMPAGIDSSPP
- the slc1a3a gene encoding solute carrier family 1 member 3a isoform X1; protein product: MTQSNGENPQRARSGLHQIRAGIQSRSLLARKRVESITRNDLKGFFLKNAFVILTVAAVIIGIILGFALRPYKMSEREVKFFSFPGELLMRMLQMLVLPLLVSSLITGMASLDSRASGKMGMRAVVYYTTTTVIAVFIGIVMVLIIHPGKGSKDEFTKQQKIEQVSAADAFLDLIRNMFPPNIVEACTKQFKTQYAKKVVQVKVTVNDTLFTLNGSQELTREEMVPVPGSVNGINALGLVVFSMCFGLIIGGMREQGQPLKDFFDCLNEAIMRLVAIIMWYAPIGILFLIAGKIVEMEDISAMGGQLGMYTVTVICGLLIHAIFVLPTLYFVITRKNPFVFIGGLLQALVTALGTSSSSATLPITFKCLEENNKVDKRVTRFVLPVGATINMDGTALYEALAAIFIAQVNAYDLNFGQILTISITATAASIGAAGIPQAGLVTMVIVLTSVGLPTDDITLIIAVDWFLDRLRTTTNVLGDSIGAGIVEHLSRHELQNTDPEVGNSVVEEADKKPYQLISGENEYENERPVNSETKM